The genomic DNA GAAAACGGAAAATACTCTGGGATTAGAAGTAGAAGTTAGTTAATGATACAAAATACTATTTTGATTAATTAAACCGCACTAGCAACTCAATGGTGACAAATTTTCAGCTTTTTGCACGCGCACCTCATCTTCTCTCTCCATGTTCCCGGAGATAAAATAACCCTGCTAAAATTTTACCTGGCACAATATAATCAGACACTTCAACTGCCGAGATAGTTGGTGGGTAAAGCTGGAAAAAGGCAATAAATTTCCTTGGTCCTCACAGGAACGAAAAGACATTGCATGTCAGCAAGACAACAGCATGGACAGGCAACAGTGAAGCTACAACAACCTCGGCTGGATACCTATAATTTCTCATGGTCACACAACAGCTATGTAAAAATATAAGAATTGCTATTTCACATTGGCGTCTTGCCTCACTGCTACGCCGGCCACCAATGTtcaccaaaaaagaaaagaaagaaaagatcaATCCAGGCAGATTGTGATCCTGACATGCGGCACCATACTTGCGCCACCAGCCAGGGCCTTTCGCTGTTATGAATCAACGCTGATGATGATCCTGATcgtgaaaaaaaattatatataagcAATTAAGCATACACAAGGATTCAAGTAACATGTCACATGAATAGGCATGCCAGACTCACCTTGTAATAGATTTTTGAATGCAAAGAGGAAGTTAATCTTGCAGCATGTGGTTCCCATTATGAATGAATCCCaatatttattatatttatttacagATAACTATGCTGGTTTCATTGGAGGGGTGAAATCATCAGTTTCTCCTGAACAACGAGGGGCCATTTTCAGGTGAAAATGTTCAAATTCATCTAAACCTGGTTTTCACTTATGGGTTACTTTCACTTGTGGGCTTACTTCCACCAATGTCTTCAGTGCCCCTGGAGACCCCAGAGTAATACTTGAAGTGGTGCGCTAGTAATGACACGATGGTAATGAACTCGCACCCATTGCTGAGCTGCCTGGCATGGGACTCTTGGCTGCAATGGTTTGCAGCGTACAACAACAACTCCACCCACACCCCGAGGATCAGTTCCAAAGGATCACGCTGCTCTTGCCAGCGCAACTCTATGCTCAGAAGCTCGTTGGCGAGCAAGATTGCATACATATTAGCACTGTCACGGATGGAATCCCCATGTGGATTTGGTGCCCTTACTGTTCCCTGAGATTGAGGAGGATGGTTAGATAAAATCAAAGCACTTAATAGGATTTCAGGTATAGGCGTGCGCTACCTATGTGAATCTTCAGTGGAGGCAAAATAGAACACATTGAATGAGTTATGTGTGTACTATCATGGTGCATGTTAAGTTTAATTTTGTTTCCTGACTTTGCTAGACCATGgtctaaaaaaataaaggatcTCCTTTTCAATTTCATTAGACGTAGTCAATGATCAGGAAACAAACTTCAACTGAGCATTATGAGATTCAAAATAAAACTGCTATTTAGGTGCAACTTTGAATATAGGCATGTGCTGGTTCTGCTAGTAAAGTCAGCAAGTATGAAAATAGAATCTTGTTTAAGATCTTCTATATTATCAAACGTATTTACCAACGAAATGCGTTTCAGTTGAATTGGCATGGAAGGTATACCTGCAAATTGAAATTGCAAACAGTGAGGCAGAGCTTGGGTCATTGTTCCAAGAAAGAAGAAACAGATTTTCAAATAATATGAATGAACTTGAGGCCACACTCAGCCCATACCAGTGCAAATTGGGAGAAACTCCACGCCATCTCTGCAAGCTTCTCCCTTCGTGGGATCCTGGAGCAATTAGGGCCATCATGGTGGAACAATTCCTTAAACATACAGTACGGATTCCAGCTTGTGGGAGACGGCGCCACTGGGTTGTCCTTATCACCAAAGCGCGCACGGCATTGTACTTCTAGTTGTTCACAGGAGGTGAGATGTATGTTGTGCCGTGCAGCACCAGGCAGCATGTTGGGTTTTACCACCAACAGGAACATCATGTAATTGGATAGTACCTCGGTAGCCTCAAGGAGCTCTTTTGTATGTTTGCCCTTGGATTTCCGGATGTACACCTCAGTTGCAATGTGCCAAACAAGAATGCTCTCGTCAAAGTCGATGTTGACACTCCAGCGAGCAAAGTCCTCATAGGCTTCCATACTTTTAAGTATAAAGCTGCCTCTTGAGTTCGAATCGGTATTTTTGTATTGCAGCGCTCGATCCTTGTCTACCAGTGCTTGCAGAACCAATTTCTTGATATCTTGTATTGACAATATGTCGCTATGTGAGAAAGTGCCCGAGAAATGCATCTGGTTCCACCAGTCCTGGAGCCCCAATTTCATTGCTAGTCTGCTCCCTATCTCATTCGTGTTGCGGGTGCACAGGTGGAACAAATTGTACTGACCAATGGAGCCCGACCAGAGCCTCCTACTTGCTGGATGGACACGCTGACCAAGGGAAGTGATAACATGGAGAGGCCACTCCCATCCCCTGCCCCTGCGGTGCAACAAAGAACATGTCCAGGTGGATAGTACAGCCCTGCACACTGATATGATTTCCAGGACCAAAGCCCCAACCAGTAAAACATAACTGATAATCACATCCACTCTGCTGAAACCATTTCCACTACTGTTGATACTGAGTTGAAACAACAGAAACGTTGTGGCTGTGCCAagcaatgaaatgaaatggatGCAGAAGCCATAccatgtgtggattaccgctgCCTTGGTGTACAGGAAGTCATACATCAGAGACAGCTCCATCTCGACCAACTTGTATAGATCCTCTCCCAAATAAGATATTACAGAACCTGGTTTAGAATTAGATATTGAACGGACCAAGTGGCTCGGTACCATTATGATATCTGCGAAGACACCTTTGCAGATATCGAATTGGGAGTGGGCTCCAAGCAGTAGTTCCTCTTCGCTGGTACCCAAATTCAGTAACAGGTAAGGGTTAGTCTTGAACTTTCGGGTGCTGATGCTGTTGCGGATGCTGCTAATGTTGCCACACTTGAGCGCCCATATCCTCTCACCATATTTGAGAAGACCGGCAACAAACATGGAGAGGGAGGCCAGCAAAAGCAAGGTCCCACTGCAGGCGATGTACTCGTATATCACATAAGCAGCTCCTAGGACCTGCACAGCGAGAGTTTGCAGGTGACGCAGCCAGAGCGTGTTGTCTTCGAGCGCATATGCTGTGATATTGTCTGGGCCACCAAGGTGCAGCAGGAGGAACGGTGCCCAGAAGGCCACCAGCTCGTGCTCATCTGACCTACTGTCGACTGATAGATGGCCCAGTGTGTATATCGCTGTGGAGTCAGCCAGCAGGTATGCCGACCAGAGGAAGAACATCAGCACAGTAGAGGAGCTACGCCTGCGGATCCCTCCAAAGATGAGGAGGAACACTTGCAACGCAAAGCTTACAAGGACCAGGATTTGTATCCCCCATTCATTCCACAGGTTCACTAGCCTTCCAGCTTCTATTACTTCGCTCCTCATAATGTCTACAGTAACATGTCAAAGAGCCCAACAATATTAGCATCTAGATCTTTATATGTGCTGTGTGCATGGAATATATCGTACGGACTGAATGTGTAACAGGATTGTTCAAGTAAGTGATCAATAAGACAAGTAACAATGGATGGCGATAGCTCGCAGTGCATGAGAAATGTATTGGGAGGATTAGCTGGAGACATCATCATAATCTAAATGGCAATAGTAAAAGGAGAGGAGCAGTAACAATACAAAGGTAATTAAAGGAGAAAAGAACATAGGTGATTACATGGGAGTTAAATTGTCGAGTTCTGACAAGGAAGGTTCCTCCAGCTGCAGCTGTGATGAGGGCCATGGTTTCACTCCATCTGGCTCAAAGCATGAAGGCAAGCTTGCCTTTGAAGTTCCATGTCACATCAGTCAGCTCTTTTTTCCCGAAAGGGCTGGCTTTACAACCTGAAAACAGCCAAGCTACATCTTGTGAACGAATCCAACATCATCTTGCTCCCTGAGAAAAAGGAAGTGACGAACTTAAGTGACTAAGGCCCCGATCAGCCTTATAAACAGCCTAATGAACATCATCAGTCATGTCTACTGTTGATACGGCACTTATTATACTTCTGCGTGGAGACAGATGCAAAGCCAAATATAAATATAGAAAAGATCTTCCTTTTCAAATAGTTGAAGGAAGATCGATGCACAATGTTTTCCTTGAATCAGCACATGATGATGGAATAAAATGAAAAGCTGCTTGCATGGATGCCCAGTGCAAACATGTGACAGTAAGCATGACGAGATGAGTTACTCCCATCGATCAGCTTGAACTTGTGCCAGTTCAATTGATCCAAGCACGAAGAAATCACAGCATGAATCCACTTTTATGCATCAACTGATTTGCAATCTATGCAGCGTTAATTCATCTGAGTAAAGCGGCCCATGTGGCGCCATCCGTCATGTCAGATAATCATGCATATCAGTAGAGTTGAAGTGTTGATGAACAAATCAAAGAGCATCGATACAGGTTTTATGCAGTTGATCCGCAATTCACGACATGAATGCATTCCGTTTTACCACAATACATGTACCAACAAATGCAAAGGGATTTGGTAGTGACTAGTGAAAATGCTCACTTTGGCCGAAGGGGGTCGGGTGGCCCGCCCACGCGTCGGATGAGAGGGCTCGGTCGTTCGACGGCCTGGGCACCTCCGGAAAACCCACCCgatgcggcggcgctgggcAGAGAGGAAAGGGCGAGGGCCCGGGAGCGATTGGGGTCTGGGCGGCGTAGCGGAATCACGTCGACAGCAAAACTTCCGCCTCagctcctccccctcttcctACTCCACTGATCCCCTCGACTCCACttctgggcggcggcggcggcggcgtgtgtTCAATAGTAGGCAGTCAGAGGAGGAGGAACCTCCCGAAGGATCCCGAGAGGagcgaggtggcggcgacgaAGCGGGGAGAAAGATGGAGGCGGCAGCCGCTCGCGCACAAAGGGAAGGGGGAACGCCGGCTCTCTTTTTCTATTAATTATTGTCcctccatttttttattttactttgCAAAATCATTAAAAGTTTTTCTCCCGTACTGTACGACTATTCCTCACGTGGTTCTCCCTCCACCGAGCATTTTGTCGCCAAACTTTAACTCTTCTTTCCCAACATTGCCAGTTGTTATTTttttcaagctcacatctctgTATTCTTCGACCCTTGTCTAACTAAACCCATTTTAATCATAATCCATGTGAATTGTTGtggaaaaataaactttccCTCCCAATACAAATGGATTGGAGGGGTTTAACATATTTGATTAATGATAACAAGGCCTAAGAGAAATAGTGAGAACGAGGCTTCTTTGAGCGTCTTTGTTTATGAAACAATTAACAAATTTAGCGCTAAGGTAGCACCTTCTAAATGTATataaaaaattcaccaaaaatatATGGAAGCATAGATTATACAAGCATCTATCCGCATACAAAACCTAAATTGAATAAAACTTATGTAacgagaaacaaaaaaaatgaagtttgTATATGTACGAGTCCCATAACTATTAATATGCTGAtttctcttttctttaatttctcatTGCATTCTTTTATTAATCTCAATTTTCGCATAATGGTAGATACCTACATACCTTGTCTATTCTTATTTTTTACCAATTTTACACACATTTATTATCGTACATTGGTAGAGCATACTAAAGTTAATCCTGAGTGGAACGAATtgaaggatggtgtgaaggacTCGTACGCAAAGAAGCTAGAGGTGTGTATGGGTAGAGAACCGTTTGATCGGAAGAAATCTAGCATATATGAACGGGGGAATCCATGAAAACGAGCATTTTCAGAAGGTGAGACGAGAGAGGTAAGGATCTTGGCTGTTGACTCAAAATCTATTGGCACAAAGGATAAAAACCTTCTAATCTGATGCGATGGGAGCTATTTTACCATATTACTTTGTTGATCAACAATagtttcaaaatatttatttaaaGTAAAATAGCAATGGTTTTCATTACCCCTGTTAGCGGCTTTTAGAATGAGAGGTTGGGCAATACCTATATCTAGAGGCGAGCTAGTGGCAGCAATGGCGGGGACTACGCCCGTTGCAGGTGGTGCTGAACAGCTAAATTATTATGTGAAAATGGTGGGCATGTATATGAATTGGCTGTACGTAATCATGCGCAGTAGGTAACGGTGAGTAGCACTCGGCGACaggagagaaagaagagaggtGTGAGGAGGCTTGACGACGAAGGGGCTTGCTAGTGGGTCGCGCGCGCCGGTGCTAGAGACGTCACTAGCAAGGTTGAGGGTTGGGCGCCAACAGTGTTTAGGGATGATCAAGTGGATAAGAATGAGCGGACGTGGAGAGGAAGAAATGAGATTAGAATCGATCTCAGCCATCCGTTTCAGATGTAGATAAAATATGTGACACAATTGAATTTTCTTTGATCGATAACATTTATTTAGTTAATTAGGTGAGTGAAGTAAAATGAGTGATAAATACTTTAGGTTTCTTGTAGATTTATCCATGTatataaatatttgtagaaaatatgaaaagtcaaacaaatgaaaaaaaaattaatgacgtcgtatataaaaaaaacagaggTAGTCCATGAATGGTGTAGCGATAGGCAAAAAGGCGTAGGCAAGCTGCGCACCAATGCACTGACTTTGCCGTAGCGATAGCAATGAGTGAGAATCGTGCTGAAGTGTGGTGACCATCAATGGTGGAAGTGGAGGCACCGCCTCCACCATCTCCACTATGGGGCGGTGGCGAAGGCGCCCGTACGAAACAAAGTTGGTGGACAGGAGTGCCCCATCAATCATCTGTCACTACTACCGAAAATGACCCCTCCTTGGCGGTATGATAATAGAGGACTGTGAATTGCTTGCAAAACAAGAAGCAGGGACGCACATCAACATTTGCCTCACACGTCC from Setaria italica strain Yugu1 chromosome VII, Setaria_italica_v2.0, whole genome shotgun sequence includes the following:
- the LOC101768196 gene encoding uncharacterized protein LOC101768196 isoform X1 translates to MRSEVIEAGRLVNLWNEWGIQILVLVSFALQVFLLIFGGIRRRSSSTVLMFFLWSAYLLADSTAIYTLGHLSVDSRSDEHELVAFWAPFLLLHLGGPDNITAYALEDNTLWLRHLQTLAVQVLGAAYVIYEYIACSGTLLLLASLSMFVAGLLKYGERIWALKCGNISSIRNSISTRKFKTNPYLLLNLGTSEEELLLGAHSQFDICKGVFADIIMVPSHLVRSISNSKPGSVISYLGEDLYKLVEMELSLMYDFLYTKAAVIHTWYGFCIHFISLLGTATTFLLFQLSINSSGNGFSRVDVIISYVLLVGALVLEIISVCRAVLSTWTCSLLHRRGRGWEWPLHVITSLGQRVHPASRRLWSGSIGQYNLFHLCTRNTNEIGSRLAMKLGLQDWWNQMHFSGTFSHSDILSIQDIKKLVLQALVDKDRALQYKNTDSNSRGSFILKSMEAYEDFARWSVNIDFDESILVWHIATEVYIRKSKGKHTKELLEATEVLSNYMMFLLVVKPNMLPGAARHNIHLTSCEQLEVQCRARFGDKDNPVAPSPTSWNPYCMFKELFHHDGPNCSRIPRREKLAEMAWSFSQFALGTVRAPNPHGDSIRDSANMYAILLANELLSIELRWQEQRDPLELILGVWVELLLYAANHCSQESHARQLSNGCEFITIVSLLAHHFKYYSGVSRGTEDIGGSKPTSESNP
- the LOC101768196 gene encoding uncharacterized protein LOC101768196 isoform X3, giving the protein MRSEVIEAGRLVNLWNEWGIQILVLVSFALQVFLLIFGGIRRRSSSTVLMFFLWSAYLLADSTAIYTLGHLSVDSRSDEHELVAFWAPFLLLHLGGPDNITAYALEDNTLWLRHLQTLAVQVLGAAYVIYEYIACSGTLLLLASLSMFVAGLLKYGERIWALKCGNISSIRNSISTRKFKTNPYLLLNLGTSEEELLLGAHSQFDICKGVFADIIMVPSHLVRSISNSKPGSVISYLGEDLYKLVEMELSLMYDFLYTKAAVIHTWYGFCIHFISLLGTATTFLLFQLSINSSGNGFSRVDVIISYVLLVGALVLEIISVCRAVLSTWTCSLLHRRGRGWEWPLHVITSLGQRVHPASRRLWSGSIGQYNLFHLCTRNTNEIGSRLAMKLGLQDWWNQMHFSGTFSHSDILSIQDIKKLVLQALVDKDRALQYKNTDSNSRGSFILKSMEAYEDFARWSVNIDFDESILVWHIATEVYIRKSKGKHTKELLEATEVLSNYMMFLLVVKPNMLPGAARHNIHLTSCEQLEVQCRARFGDKDNPVAPSPTSWNPYCMFKELFHHDGPNCSRIPRREKLAEMAWSFSQFALVYLPCQFN
- the LOC101768196 gene encoding uncharacterized protein LOC101768196 isoform X2; protein product: MRSEVIEAGRLVNLWNEWGIQILVLVSFALQVFLLIFGGIRRRSSSTVLMFFLWSAYLLADSTAIYTLGHLSVDSRSDEHELVAFWAPFLLLHLGGPDNITAYALEDNTLWLRHLQTLAVQVLGAAYVIYEYIACSGTLLLLASLSMFVAGLLKYGERIWALKCGNISSIRNSISTRKFKTNPYLLLNLGTSEEELLLGAHSQFDICKGVFADIIMVPSHLVRSISNSKPGSVISYLGEDLYKLVEMELSLMYDFLYTKAAVIHTWYGFCIHFISLLGTATTFLLFQLSINSSGNGFSRVDVIISYVLLVGALVLEIISVCRAVLSTWTCSLLHRRGRGWEWPLHVITSLGQRVHPASRRLWSGSIGQYNLFHLCTRNTNEIGSRLAMKLGLQDWWNQMHFSGTFSHSDILSIQDIKKLVLQALVDKDRALQYKNTDSNSRGSFILKSMEAYEDFARWSVNIDFDESILVWHIATEVYIRKSKGKHTKELLEATEVLSNYMMFLLVVKPNMLPGAARHNIHLTSCEQLEVQCRARFGDKDNPVAPSPTSWNPYCMFKELFHHDGPNCSRIPRREKLAEMAWSFSQFALVWAECGLKFIHII